Part of the uncultured Desulfobacter sp. genome, TGATATGCTGCCCCGTTCAAAAAAGGATTTGCTTGCCTTTCTCAGCAATGATGCCAAAGGCACCCGGATTCTGGACTATTTAACACCCCTTGCCGGGGCGCTTGGGGCAGAGCGGGAGACCATGGTTGAGGAGGTCCGGCAGCTTGTTACCCAGGTTACGCATGCCAAAAACGTCATTATCATGCAGCAGCGATATGGCGCGGTTTACGGGGTGAACGAATCTTGTACCGTTGCGCTGCTGGTTGAAGATGCCATTGCCATGAACAGTGACAGGCTCAAAAAGCACGGCATAAAAATTGAGCGACGGTTTGATCCTGTTCCGGAAATAATGACGGACAAACATCAGGTGCTGCAGATTTTTGTCAATTTGATCGCAAATGCAATAAATGCCTGCAATGAAAATGAATCCGAACACAAAGCGGATCTCATTATCATCAGTCTGATCTGCGACAACCAGGGATATATTAAAATAGAGGTCAGTGACACAGGCGTGGGTATTGCCAAGGAAAATCTTTCCCGGATTTTTCAGCACGGTTTCACCACGCGGCAGGACGGCTACGGGTTTGGCCTGCACAGCGGGGCACTTGCCGCAAAGCAGCTGGGTGGCAGTCTGACAGCTGAAAGTGCCGGGCTTGGCCACGGCGCATCTTTTAGGTTGACCCTGCCGTTATCCGGACAAAAGCGGTTATGATTCTCCGGGCAAAAAAGTTTTTATGAAAGTATCAATAGGTTGCTAATATTCTTTCGTACTTTGTTGTGGGGCGCACCTGGGTGCTGATAGGCCAAGTCGGCCCATGGCCGATATTTTTCAATCTCTTATCAATAGCTGATAATTGGAGTAAAATGGACAGCCAATTGAAAATACTGGTGATCGATGATGAAACCTATATCCGCGCAAGTTTTGAGGATTACCTAGAAGACCGTGAGTATCATGTCGTTTCCGCAGAGAACGGCCGGGATGGTCTGGCGCTTATCACATCTGAACGGCCTGATCTTGTGCTGCTGGATCTGATGATGCCTGAGATGGGCGGACTTGAGGTGTTAAAGCAGGGACGGCAAATAATTCCGGATCTGCCCTTTATCGTTATTTCCGGTGCAAACCGCATCGGCGATGTGATAAGAGCCCTGCGATACGGTGCCTGGGACTATCTGGAGAAACCGATTCATGATCTCTCAATATTAGAACATGCCGTCAACAAGGCCCTGGAAAAAGCAAAACTGATTCGGGAAAACAAACGGTATCAGGCGCAGCTGGAAACCATGGTTCATGAAAGAACTCGTGAACTTGAGGCCCAGGTGGCTGAAAAGGAGAAAACCATGACGGCCCTGGCCGAAAGTCAGTCTTCCCTGGTAAAGGCCTCCCGGGCCGCCGGCATGGCCGAGGTGGCCACCAATGTGCTGCACAATGTGGGCAATGTGCTTAACAGTATCAACACCTCTGTGGGTGTCCTGGAGAGCCGGTTTAAAAAATCCCGCATGGCCAATGTCCGCAAACTGGTGGATATGCTGCCCCAATCAAACACGGAACTGGTCACCTTCTTAAACGAAGATCCCAAAGGCGGGCAGGTGCTGGATTATTTGAAATCCCTTGCCCAGGCGCTTACCCAGGAGCAAGAGGCCATGGGCGATGAACTCAGGCAGCTTGTCTCCCAGGTGGACCATGCCAAAAAGGTCATCATCATGCAGCAGCGTTACGGCTCGGTCCATGGGGTAAACGAATCCTTTGCAGTTGAACAGTTGCTTGAAGATGCCATTGCCATGAATACCGACAGCTTAAAAAAACACGGCATAACGCTTGAACGACGCTTTGAGCACCTTCAGACAATTTTTGCCGACAAGCATCAGGTGCTGCAGATTCTGGTGAACCTGATTTCCAATGCCGTACATGCCTGCAGTGAAGACACAACCAAACAAAAGGATAGTAGTTGGATTCGTATCAGATTGTATAGTGACGACAAAAAATATGTTAAGATAGAGGTAAAAGATAATGGTGTCGGCATTGCACCGGAAAATCTTTCCCGGATTTTTCAACACGGTTTTACCACGCGCAGCTTTGGCCACGGCTTTGGCCTTCACAGCGGCGCGATTGCCGCAAAGCAATTGGGCGGCACACTGACAGCCGAAAGTGCCGGACTCGGTTGTGGCGCTTCTTTTTCTTTGTCACTGCCTTTATCCATATAGGAGGCATCATGAACACCCAGGAACAAAAATCCAGTTATCGTATTATTGTGATTGACGACAATGCCGCCATTCATAATGATTTTAAAAAGATCCTCGGCAAGTCGTTGGAGACAGACCGTGAACTGGAAGATATGGAATCGCTTTTGTTTGACACACAGACCGACAAAGCCCCGGATAGTCGTGTACAATTTGAAATTGAATATGCCTTCCAGGGGCAGGAGGGTCTGGATATCGTCAAAGAGGCCCAGTCGTCTGAAAATCCATTTTCTTTAGCTTTTGTCGACGGACGTATGCCGCCCGGCTGGGACGGGATTGAGACCATCAATCACCTGTGGCAGGCCGCCCCGGACCTGCAGGTGGTGCTTTGTACGGCCTATGCCGACTATTCCTGGTCGGAAATTCAAAAGGTCCTGGGGGAAAGCGACAGTCTTTTAATCCTTAAAAAGCCCTTTGACAACGTGGAAGTGCTCCAGATGGCCCATGCCTTGACCCGCAAATGGGAGCTGAACCGGGAAATCAACGGGCGGCTGAACAAGCTGGCCTTTTATGACCATCTGACAGGGCTGCCCAACCGGGCGCTGTTTCTGGACAGGCTGAACGGGGCGATCAACCAGCATCTTCGAGACCGGCAGAAAGGGGCTCTGCTGTTCATTGACCTGGACGATTTTAAACGAATTAATGACACCCTGGGGCACAGTGTCGGGGATGAACTGCTTACAATTATAGGGGATCGTCTTGCCAAGAGCCTGCGGCTGTCTGATACGGTTTCCCGGGCAGTCAAGGATCGGACGGCGGCACGGTTGGGCGGGGACGAATTTACGGTATTGCTGCCCGAAATCAATGAACTGGACACGGCGGGCGTTGTGTCCCGGCGAATTGTTGAGCATGTGGCAAAACCGGTTTCCATCGGGGACAACGAATTTATCATCACCCCGAGCATCGGCATCGCCATTTTTCCCGATGACGGGGATACGGTGGAAACCTTATTGAAAAATGCGGATCTGGCCATGTATTTTGCCAAGAGAAGCAGGACCATGGAACATTTCAAGTATTATCAGGAGTCCATGAATGATGCGGCATTAAAGCGCCTGACCATAGAAAATCAGCTGCGCCAGGCCATCGACAGGGATGAGCTGGAGCTGTATTACCAGCCCCAGGTGGATCTGCCTTCCGGTGATTTGATCGGTATGGAGGCCCTGCTGCGCTGGAACAACAGCGTGCTTGGCAGCGTCCCGCCCCTGGAGTTTATTCCCGTTGCCGAAGCGTGTGGACTGATCATTTCAATTGGCGAATGGGTGATGCGCACGGCATGTGAGCAGGTGTGCCGGTGGATCAAAAACGGCCTGATCCTTGAACGGGTTGCGGTGAATGTTTCGGTCCGGCAGTTTATCCACCCTGACTTTTTGGCGGTGGTGGAACAGATCCTTGAAGAGACCGGCATGCCGGCCAATTATGTTGAAGTTGAAATTACCGAGAGCCTTTTTGCCGAGGATATGGATAAAATTTCAGATACGTTAAAGACGCTGAGGGATAAAGGCGTAGCTGTTTCCGTGGACGATTTCGGAACCGGATACTCCAGCCTCAGCCGCCTTAAGGATATGCCCATCGACTGTCTTAAAATTGACCGCTCTTTTGTTTTGGGTGTGGATTCCAGAAAAAATGATCAGTCCATTATTTCAGCCATTCTGTCAATGGCCAAGGGTATGGATATCCGGGTCATTGCCGAAGGTATCGACAATGACCGGCAGCTTGATTTCCTGGTAGAGAACGGGTGCACTGAGGCCCAGGGTTATTTGTTCAGCAAGCCTTTGCCTGCCGAACAAATAGAGGCTATTTTAGAAAAAGGTGACCGGAAAATAAAATTTCCCCGGCAAAAGGATTGAGCAATATCCTGTGATACCCAGTCAAGTCACAAGGCGAGGGGCTGATCCTTTCCGTCTTTGACCATCCGGGTGGGCAGACCGATCTGGTTGAGTATTCTTAAAAAAGGTGCAGGGTCCAGTTCTTCGATATTTTTCATCTCTTTGCAGTCCCAGACGCCTTGGGCAATCAGCATGGCTGCCGCTACAGGCGGAACCCCGGCGGTATAGGCAATAGCCTGGCTTTCAACTTCTTTGAAAGCTGCTTCATGATCACAGATGTTGTAGAGAAAAACCTCTTTGTTTTCATCATTTACACGCCCTTTGACCAGGTCGCCAATACAGGTTTTGCCCGTGTATTGCGGGGCAAGTGACACCGGATCAGGCAGGCATGCCTTGACCACTTTCAAGGGAATCACCTCCAGCCCTTCAGCCGTGGTCACCGGCTGCTCCGAAAGCAGGCCGATGTTCCTTAACACAGTAAACACATTGATATAGTGGTCTCCAAATCCCATCCAGAACCGGATGGATTCCGCATCGATATGTTTAGACAGGGAATGAAGTTCATCGTGCCCGTTCAAATATATGGGCATCTTTCCCACCACCGGAAAATCATAAACCTGTTTGACTTCAAACATCTCTTTTTTTACCCATTGGCGGTCAATATAGGTCCAGACACCGCCGGTGAACTCCCGAAAATTGATTTCAGGATCAAAATTGGTCGCAAAATATTTTCCGTGATGTCCAGCATTGACATCCATGATGTCAATGGTGTCGATGGTATCGAAAATATACCTGTCGGCATAGGCGGCATAGGCATTGACCACCCCCGGATCAAAGCCTGCGCCCAGAATGGCCGTAATGCCTTTGTCACGGCATTCGTCAAGGCGTTTCCATTCGTAATTGGCGTACCAGGGCGGTTTTTCACAGATTTTATCGGGCTCTTCGTGGATGGCGGTATCCATATAGGCTGCACCGGTATTGATGCAGGCGGTCAGCACACTCATGTTTATAAATGCCGTGCCCACGTTGATGACAATCGAGGTGCCGGTCTCTTTGATCAGTTTTTCGGTTGCAGGAATATCCATGGCGTCCAGTTGATGGGCTGCTATGGCATATTCATCACTTTTTTTGCTGTTCTTTAGCTTTATACTGTCGATGATTTGTTCGCATTTGGACAGGGTTCTTGAAGCGATGGCAATATTGCCGAGAACATCATTGTTTTGTGCGCATTTATGGGCCGCCACATTGGCCACACCCCCGGCACCGATAATCATCACGTTTTTTTTCATTATTATTATTTCCTTTCTTTAACCAAAAGGGTGATTCTCACCCCCACCTATACAAAACATATGCCATAAAGCACGGTTAAATCCTTAATTGAGTTGACAGGCTTTTTTTATAATCCGTGTAGGAAGATTTCTGTAATACGTCGATGGTTCCGTCGGCACGCCGAACGGCCACGGAGGGCATGTTTAAACCGTTGAACCAGTTCTTTTTCACCATGGTATACCCGGCGGCATCTTGGATTTCGATGGTGTCACCGATCTGAAGTGCTTTGGGAAAACACGCTTCTCCGAAAATATCGGCGGCAAGACAGGATTTTCCTGCAATCTGGTACGCAAATTTTCCCTGGGGCACAGATCCTTCAAACGTGGCGGTTTCCCGGTATACCAGCAGATCCAGCATGTGTGCTTCAATGGATGCATCCACAACGGCAATTTTTTTGGTGTTTTCAATGATATCAAGCACGGTTGTTACAAGGGATGTCGTGTGTGCAACCGCTGCCTCTCCGGGTTCCAGATAGACCTGCAGGCCAAATTTACGAGAAAAGTTTTTGATGATCCCGGCAAAACGTTGGCTGTCAAAATGATCTTCGGTATAGGATATGCCGCCGCCCAGACTGATCCAGTCAAACTGTTTTAAAAAAGGCGCGTATTTGCGGCTGATACCGGCAAGCAGCTGTTCAAAGGCGTCAACATCCTCATTTTCACAGTTAAAGTGAATCATGGCGCCGGAAACCATGGGCATGGCCGCCTCTAAATCCGTTAAGGATGTGATGCCCAGCCTGGAAAAGGTGCGGGCTGGATCTGCCAGGTCAAAATGGCTGTAGCTTACACCTGGGTTGATTCTGATGCCGCAGGTGACGTTGCGGCATGCCGGGTAAAATTGTTCGAGCTGTGACAGGGAGTTAAAGATGATTTTGTCTGAAAATCCCGGGACTTTTTCTATATCTTGGCTGCTGTAGGCAACGCTGTAGGCATGGGTCTCCTTGCCAAAAGTTTCATGCCCGAGTCTGGCCTCATAGTACGAAGAACTTGTGGTGCCGTCCATGTATGGCTTCATCAGATCGAAAATGCCCCATGCGGCAAAGCATTTCAGGGCCAAAAGCAGTCTGGCACCGCTTTGTTTTTTGATGGCGGCCAGTTTCTCCATGTTTTTCAGGAGCTTTTTTCCATCGATAAGATAACAGGGCGTTGACAGTTTTTTCACTGGGGCAATCCTTTACAATAACGGCCATGGGCCGACCTGGTCTATCAACTTCCAGGCCCACACCACAACAAAACATGAAAGAAACTCTAGTAACTTATCATTGCTTTCACACAAAATTAGGTTAAATAACCGTAAAAATACAGCATTTATGGTGCTGCAAAAAAAGAGAGATGAATATATACATGTTTTATTCTCGTTTTTACATTTTTTTTTTTGCAGGGGATTTAAAAAAAGTATCCCGTCTAGATATGACCCCAAAAAATTAAGGCGGCCATCTTCGCTGTAAGGATAATGGCCGCCTTAAAAGAAGACGGATTGTTGGTTTTATTCCAGCGGCAGTCGTATGATAAAATTTGCCCCTTGGTTTAATGATGATACCACATCCATGGTGCCGCGGTGATTCTGGGTAATAATGAAATATGAAACCGAGAGCCCGAGGCCTGTGCCCACCCCCACCGGTTTTGTGGTAAAAAAGGGTTCAAAAATTCTTGACAGGATCGTTTCGTCCATACCGGGACCGTTGTCCTGGATTTCCATTCGCAACATATGTTTTTCCCGGGCAATTCTTAAAA contains:
- a CDS encoding response regulator — encoded protein: MDSQLKILVIDDETYIRASFEDYLEDREYHVVSAENGRDGLALITSERPDLVLLDLMMPEMGGLEVLKQGRQIIPDLPFIVISGANRIGDVIRALRYGAWDYLEKPIHDLSILEHAVNKALEKAKLIRENKRYQAQLETMVHERTRELEAQVAEKEKTMTALAESQSSLVKASRAAGMAEVATNVLHNVGNVLNSINTSVGVLESRFKKSRMANVRKLVDMLPQSNTELVTFLNEDPKGGQVLDYLKSLAQALTQEQEAMGDELRQLVSQVDHAKKVIIMQQRYGSVHGVNESFAVEQLLEDAIAMNTDSLKKHGITLERRFEHLQTIFADKHQVLQILVNLISNAVHACSEDTTKQKDSSWIRIRLYSDDKKYVKIEVKDNGVGIAPENLSRIFQHGFTTRSFGHGFGLHSGAIAAKQLGGTLTAESAGLGCGASFSLSLPLSI
- a CDS encoding saccharopine dehydrogenase family protein; the encoded protein is MKKNVMIIGAGGVANVAAHKCAQNNDVLGNIAIASRTLSKCEQIIDSIKLKNSKKSDEYAIAAHQLDAMDIPATEKLIKETGTSIVINVGTAFINMSVLTACINTGAAYMDTAIHEEPDKICEKPPWYANYEWKRLDECRDKGITAILGAGFDPGVVNAYAAYADRYIFDTIDTIDIMDVNAGHHGKYFATNFDPEINFREFTGGVWTYIDRQWVKKEMFEVKQVYDFPVVGKMPIYLNGHDELHSLSKHIDAESIRFWMGFGDHYINVFTVLRNIGLLSEQPVTTAEGLEVIPLKVVKACLPDPVSLAPQYTGKTCIGDLVKGRVNDENKEVFLYNICDHEAAFKEVESQAIAYTAGVPPVAAAMLIAQGVWDCKEMKNIEELDPAPFLRILNQIGLPTRMVKDGKDQPLAL
- the nspC gene encoding carboxynorspermidine decarboxylase, with protein sequence MKKLSTPCYLIDGKKLLKNMEKLAAIKKQSGARLLLALKCFAAWGIFDLMKPYMDGTTSSSYYEARLGHETFGKETHAYSVAYSSQDIEKVPGFSDKIIFNSLSQLEQFYPACRNVTCGIRINPGVSYSHFDLADPARTFSRLGITSLTDLEAAMPMVSGAMIHFNCENEDVDAFEQLLAGISRKYAPFLKQFDWISLGGGISYTEDHFDSQRFAGIIKNFSRKFGLQVYLEPGEAAVAHTTSLVTTVLDIIENTKKIAVVDASIEAHMLDLLVYRETATFEGSVPQGKFAYQIAGKSCLAADIFGEACFPKALQIGDTIEIQDAAGYTMVKKNWFNGLNMPSVAVRRADGTIDVLQKSSYTDYKKSLSTQLRI
- a CDS encoding EAL domain-containing protein; translated protein: MNTQEQKSSYRIIVIDDNAAIHNDFKKILGKSLETDRELEDMESLLFDTQTDKAPDSRVQFEIEYAFQGQEGLDIVKEAQSSENPFSLAFVDGRMPPGWDGIETINHLWQAAPDLQVVLCTAYADYSWSEIQKVLGESDSLLILKKPFDNVEVLQMAHALTRKWELNREINGRLNKLAFYDHLTGLPNRALFLDRLNGAINQHLRDRQKGALLFIDLDDFKRINDTLGHSVGDELLTIIGDRLAKSLRLSDTVSRAVKDRTAARLGGDEFTVLLPEINELDTAGVVSRRIVEHVAKPVSIGDNEFIITPSIGIAIFPDDGDTVETLLKNADLAMYFAKRSRTMEHFKYYQESMNDAALKRLTIENQLRQAIDRDELELYYQPQVDLPSGDLIGMEALLRWNNSVLGSVPPLEFIPVAEACGLIISIGEWVMRTACEQVCRWIKNGLILERVAVNVSVRQFIHPDFLAVVEQILEETGMPANYVEVEITESLFAEDMDKISDTLKTLRDKGVAVSVDDFGTGYSSLSRLKDMPIDCLKIDRSFVLGVDSRKNDQSIISAILSMAKGMDIRVIAEGIDNDRQLDFLVENGCTEAQGYLFSKPLPAEQIEAILEKGDRKIKFPRQKD